The genomic DNA ATTTGAAATGAGTTGCTTCATTTTTTTCTCATCATTAATTGTAAAAGTGCGTACAGGAAGATTGTTTTCCATCACGTTTTTTGTCATGTTAGAAAAAGCAACTGGCTCGTAGACATGAATAGCTGCTGCCCCTAGTTTGTTTGCATATTGAACAGGATCATCAAGCTCGATCATTGTTAATAAAGCCGTCTCTATCTCTTTATCCTGTTTCTTTATCTTTGCAATACTTTGATGGTTAAATGAAGATACAATAATCCGATCTTTGTATGAATACTTTTCTATTTCTGCTAAAACCTTTGCCTCAATTCCTTCATAATGAACTAGATCATTTTTTATCTCGATATTTAGAATTTTTTTTGTGTCTTTTAATAACTCAAGCACTTCACTTAAGGTTGGAATTGTTTCAGACTCAAATTTAGATGAAAACCAAGATCCTGCGTCTAGACTTTTTATTTCGGCTAAAGTCATTTCTTTTACGTAGCCACTTCCGTTCGTTGTTCTATCTACGGTCTCATCATGAATGACAACAAGTTCATTATCTTTTGTTAAGTGAACATCGAGCTCTATTCCATCAACACCAAGACGTACCGCTTCTTTAAAAGCAGCTGAAGTATTTTCTGGATGTGTTCCTTTACTGCCGCGGTGGGCAAAAATTAATGTTTCTATCATTCTATGTTCAGCTCCAGCCTTAAACTCACCATTCAAATGTGGAACTATGGCAAGTTGATGATGATTTTTTATTACTTTTTTGTTCGATTTGCGATTTCAATAGCTCGATTCGTTCCTTCAGCTGCTTGATCAAGCGCCTCTTGCGGATCCATACCTTGATACAGATTCTCTAAAGCAGTAACAACTTGTTGTCTTGATTCTGGAAAAACGGAAATTAATGCACCTTGGGTTGCCACTGATGGCGTTGTTGATTGAAGCTGCTCAACCGTTACTTTAAGCTGAGGATACTGCTTATATCTTTCTTGTACAACCGGTTCATCATAGGCCGCTGGATTAATTGCAAAATAACCTGTATTTATATGCCATTTCGCTTGTACTTCAGGAGTTGTTAAATACTTCATAAATTCCCATGCAGCCTTTTGCTTATCTTCATCTATTCCATTAGACATCCACAAAGAAGCCCCGCCAATAATGACCCCTTGTCTTTCCGCCTCATCGGCATAAGGAATAAACGCTACCCCTACTTCGAATGGTGCATCATTAATGATCGCACCAATTCCTGCTGATGAGTCCATATACATAGCTACTTTTTGAGATTGAAATGCAGCTCGGATATCATCCCAATTAGCACCGAAATTACCAAATGTCCCCGCCTTATTCATATCATTTAAAAATTCAAAAACCCTTAATCCTTCTTTACCATTAAAAACAGCTTTTGTTGCCGTAGCTTTTCTCCCATTTTCCTCATTAACATATAATCCGCCCTGAGTAGCAACAAGCTGTTCAAAGAACCAGCCGTACGTCAGCATTGAGAAACCGTATCTTTCTGTTGAACCTCCGCTCTTTTTTGTTAGTTTTTCCGCAGCAGCCTTTACTTCATTAAATGTTTTTGGCGGATTTTCCGGATCTAATCCAGCTTCTTTAAATGCATCTTTATTATAAATAAGAACAGGAGTTGAAGAGTTAAATGGCATAGAGTATAAATCTCCATCAACATTATAATAGTTAATAATGTTCTTCTCTAATTGTGATAAATCGTAGTTATCTTTGTCAATGAAAGATTGCATCGGCTCAATAAAACCACTTTCAATCATATACTTCGTCCCTACTTCAAAAACTTGCGTAATCGCTGGAGCGTCCTTCGTACCGCCGACACTTCTAAATTTCGTTAATAATTCTTCATATGTTCCTTGAAACTCTGTTTTTACAACATATTTTTCTTGGGATTGATTAAAATCATTTACTATTTCATCAACTGCTTCTTGACCAACCCCACTCATCGCATGCCAAAATACAACTTCCGTTTTGTCACCTTTACCTTTAGATATTTCTTCTTCGTTGTTATTTTCCGCTTCATTACTCCCTGTCTTTGAACAAGCTGTCAGTACGAACAAACCAATTAATATACTAAATAACACAATAAATTTAAAATAATTCCTCATCTTCAAACTCCCCCATTGTTTATTGATAAAGTTTATTTTATGGCTCCTTGCATTAAACCTTTCTGCAATTGTTTTTGACCGATAAATAACAGCAACAATGTCGGAATAACAATAATGATGACCCCTGCCATGACCACCCCCCAATCTGTCGCCATTTCTTGTGATTGCAGCTTTTTTAAACCTATTTGTACCGTTCTTACGTTATCGTTATTCGTCACTAGAAGCGGCCATAAATACATATTCCACGTTGTTAGAAAACCGTATGCCCCAAGGGTCACTAGACTAGTTTTTGAGATTGGCAATACTACCTTTAT from Bacillus aquiflavi includes the following:
- a CDS encoding glycerophosphodiester phosphodiesterase, translated to MIETLIFAHRGSKGTHPENTSAAFKEAVRLGVDGIELDVHLTKDNELVVIHDETVDRTTNGSGYVKEMTLAEIKSLDAGSWFSSKFESETIPTLSEVLELLKDTKKILNIEIKNDLVHYEGIEAKVLAEIEKYSYKDRIIVSSFNHQSIAKIKKQDKEIETALLTMIELDDPVQYANKLGAAAIHVYEPVAFSNMTKNVMENNLPVRTFTINDEKKMKQLISNGISAIMTDYPEKAMAIRDLIK
- a CDS encoding ABC transporter substrate-binding protein, translated to MRNYFKFIVLFSILIGLFVLTACSKTGSNEAENNNEEEISKGKGDKTEVVFWHAMSGVGQEAVDEIVNDFNQSQEKYVVKTEFQGTYEELLTKFRSVGGTKDAPAITQVFEVGTKYMIESGFIEPMQSFIDKDNYDLSQLEKNIINYYNVDGDLYSMPFNSSTPVLIYNKDAFKEAGLDPENPPKTFNEVKAAAEKLTKKSGGSTERYGFSMLTYGWFFEQLVATQGGLYVNEENGRKATATKAVFNGKEGLRVFEFLNDMNKAGTFGNFGANWDDIRAAFQSQKVAMYMDSSAGIGAIINDAPFEVGVAFIPYADEAERQGVIIGGASLWMSNGIDEDKQKAAWEFMKYLTTPEVQAKWHINTGYFAINPAAYDEPVVQERYKQYPQLKVTVEQLQSTTPSVATQGALISVFPESRQQVVTALENLYQGMDPQEALDQAAEGTNRAIEIANRTKK